A single window of Drosophila suzukii chromosome 3, CBGP_Dsuzu_IsoJpt1.0, whole genome shotgun sequence DNA harbors:
- the LOC118877890 gene encoding cystatin-like protein, producing MSTGPIVGGITQLEGDRKKEALDLLNTTLTQLAAGDGPIYKVIKVISVTGQVVAGTLNTYEVELDNGSVKKQATVKIWTQPWLKEDGTNIKIKIAGEDGELDRTF from the exons ATGTCCACCGGACCAATTGTAGGAGGTATCACCCAGTTGGAGGGGGATAGGAAAAAGGAGGCTCTGGATCTCCTAAATACCACCCTCACCCAGTTGGCCGCCGGAGATGGTCCCATCTACAA GGTAATTAAAGTGATCTCCGTGACGGGTCAGGTTGTGGCTGGAACTCTCAACACCTACGAGGTCGAATTGGATAATGGATCCGTCAAAAAGCAGGCTACTGTTAAGATCTGGACTCAGCCCTGGTTAAAAGAAGACGGcaccaacatcaagatcaagATTGCCGGTGAAGATGGAGAACTCGACcgcactttttaa
- the LOC108020171 gene encoding cystatin-like protein, producing the protein MTGVKSLYFLGLVLMGLAAIHADEQVVGGVSQLEGDRRKDALTLLDATLTQLATGDGPSYKAINVTSVTGQTVSGTLNTYEVELDNGSDKKQCTVKIWSQPWLKENGTNIKIKCAGDDGELDRTW; encoded by the exons ATGACCGGAGTAAAATCGTTGTACTTCTTGGGCCTGGTTCTCATGGGCTTGGCTGCCATCCATGCCGATGAGCAGGTTGTCGGAGGAGTCTCTCAGTTGGAGGGAGACCGCAGGAAGGACGCCCTCACTCTCCTGGACGCTACCCTGACCCAGTTGGCCACCGGAGATGGTCCCAGCTACAA GGCAATTAATGTGACCTCTGTTACCGGCCAGACTGTTTCTGGAACCCTCAACACCTACGAGGTGGAGCTGGACAACGGATCCGACAAGAAGCAGTGCACCGTGAAGATCTGGTCCCAGCCCTGGCTGAAGGAGAACGGcaccaacatcaagatcaagTGCGCCGGTGACGATGGCGAGTTGGACCGCACCTGGTAA